A region from the Mercenaria mercenaria strain notata chromosome 7, MADL_Memer_1, whole genome shotgun sequence genome encodes:
- the LOC123555354 gene encoding uncharacterized protein LOC123555354, with translation MGYIFFLTYGLFFVFAVNCIPSLTGTDGMKCGSGQCLNNTVCCPGEKECCSDLELCCGKHCCRHGYECCHGSPRCCKSASSCCGDSVCCPDNSKCCPNKKHCCPVGYTCCDDTNGCCPEKSHCCGKYCCAENTKCCPNGTGCYKEGYHCCGNGLACPAGAECCGHECCAEGYKCCGSQCCLSNSGCCGNSCCNITQKPHLTGVTISVSSLFSQSALSKEKPYIRPTKQTETNLGGNSAKPVDTSTDWSYLIFPAAGVIAVVIVLIACCVVIKRSSGSGGVSVKVREYAQKMKEMMVKSY, from the exons atgggatatatattttttcttacataCGGACTTTTCTTTGTATTTGCTGTGAATTGTATACCAAGCTTGACTGGGACAG aTGGTATGAAATGTGGTTCGGGCCAGTGCTTAAACAATACAGTATGTTGTCCTGGTGAAAAAGAATGTtgcagtgaccttgaactttgttGTGGAAAGCACTGCTGTCGTCATGGTTACGAATGTTGCCACGGAAGCCCAAGATGCTGCAAGTCTGCATCAAGCTGTTGCGGAGATTCTGTGTGTTGTCCAGACAACTCTAAGTGCTGTCCAAACAAGAAACATTGTTGTCCTGTAGGATACACATGTTGTGATGACACGAACGGGTGTTGTCCAGAAAAATCACATTGCTGTGGAAAATATTGTTGCGCTGAAAATACGAAGTGTTGTCCTAACGGCACCGGATGTTATAAAGAGGGTTATCATTGCTGTGGCAACGGGCTAGCTTGTCCTGCAGGGGCGGAATGTTGCGGACATGAATGTTGTGCGGAGGGATACAAATGCTGCGGTTCTCAGTGCTGCCTTTCAAACTCGGGATGCTGTGGAAACTCTTGTTGTAACAT AACACAAAAACCCCATCTTACTGGTGTAACCATCTCTGTTAGTAGCCTGTTCAGCCAATCAgctttaagcaaagaaaaaccgTACATACGACCAACCAAGCAGACCGAGACAAACCTTGGCGGCAATTCTGCGAAGCCTGTAGATACATCAACGGACTGGTCGTACTTGATTTTTCCAGCTGCTGGAGTTATTGCAGTGGTTATAGTTCTGATAGCTT GTTGTGTAGTGATAAAACGTTCGTCTGGAAGTGGTGGAGTGAGCGTGAAAGTTCGGGAGTACGCacagaaaatgaaagaaatgatgGTGAAAAGCTACTAA
- the LOC123554048 gene encoding heat shock protein 27-like — protein sequence MPWVIVPLDKKDFGYFDRQRDLFSGWRHLFDDTWQDLGLEDSQERFNRELDRVRGDMHRMDVQPVVLDVQHPFIIDPEGNHKFCLRFNCSQFKPEEIEVKTMDNTLKVHAKHVQETEGRKIHQEFTREYALPENVDPDKLTSHLSEDGVLQIEAPVPPPPEVKAPKEILIPIQHLESKKKPKEAAAETKTGEKEPKEGEEKPKEVEKEPEDSEKEPKEGTKETKEEGAEK from the exons ATGCCTTGGGTTATTGTACCTCTGGACAAGAAGGATTTTGGCTATTTTGACCGCCAACGAGATTTGTTCTCCGGCTGGCGACATCTATTTGATGATACATGGCAGGACTTGGGTTTGGAAGACTCGCAGGAACGGTTTAACCGTGAGCTGGACAGAGTCCGCGGTGATATGCATAGGATGGATGTTCAGCCGGTCGTGTTGGATGTTCAGCATCCTTTCATTATTG ACCCAGAAGGAAACCATAAGTTTTGTCTTCGCTTCAACTGCAGTCAGTTCAAACCTGAAGAAATTGAGGTGAAGACTATGGACAATACGCTCAAAGTCCATGCGAAACACGTGCAAGAAACCGAAGGTCGCAAAATTCACCAAGAATTTACCAGAGAGTACGCACTTCCGGAAAATGTCGATCCGGATAAGCTTACGTCGCATCTATCCGAGGATGGAGTTCTTCAGATCGAGGCTCCAGTGCCTCCACCACCGGAGGTTAAAGCACCAAAAGAGATTTTAATTCCAATCCAGCATCTTGAGAGTAAGAAGAAGCCTAAAGAGGCTGCAGCGGAAACCAAGACTGGTGAAAAAGAGCCCAAAGAGGGTGAAGAAAAGCCCAAAGAGGTTGAAAAAGAGCCCGAAGATAGTGAAAAGGAGCCCAAAGAGGGCACAAAGGAGACCAAAGAGGAAGGCGCAGAAAAATAA